In Crassostrea angulata isolate pt1a10 chromosome 4, ASM2561291v2, whole genome shotgun sequence, one genomic interval encodes:
- the LOC128180874 gene encoding protein slit-like isoform X4: protein MTKLQRLDLSYNKLKVIGKKALTGSTVLRNLQLDHNQLECVSETALKALHNMEILTLNYNKLTSLPKNLFDNMSNLRTLRLIDNKFVCDCHLAWLSQWLKAHPDLGLYTECSAPPNLQGIEVDDVQQYSFTCDAGQTAEQHSERCSSVASCPKKCSCTSGVVDCRSAGLTEFPSIFPDDVTEIRLEQNHIVIVPSRAFADLRKLRRINLSNNKITEIAADAFSGLTSLNSLVVYGNKIRDLPAGLFKGLSSLQLLLLNANEIKCVRVDAFQDLSSLNLLSLYDNKIQSLANGTFTPLKNIKNLHLARNPFICDCNMQWLTEYLHQNPIETSIARCEAPGRMKRKKIATARVEKFKCKGSEFHRTKNAGQCEIDLECPRQCVCQGTVVDCSNRHLTEIPQDLPIYTTKLQLQNNQIEKLEANGLFSKLENLQVLDLSSNRLQEIEEGTFNGARKLIDVNLSSNRIGKLLGKSLRGLETVRTLAIEKNRITCLSNTTLNAMTELRQLSLYSNEIRCISEGAFDKQNFLTILNLESNPFNCNCHMGWLSSWLKKSKVSAGEPTCFLPTPHKNTPLLNLKEDQFICPTDIDVGCNTGISPCCSETVDTAVGSCDPRAYCPPKCTCTGTVVRCSRKELNEVPALIPDDTTELYLDVNNIRSLPSEIGRLTKLQRLDLSNNNLVTLPDHIFSNFTNLATLILSYNQLECMAPTSFSGLHKLRILSLHGNNISSIPYGAFKDLTSLTHLALGGNQLYCDCNLKWLSDWIKKDYVESGIASCVGPASMLNKLLLTTQSSLFVCNGPPDPEVMGKCNACQRQPCQNGATCKGIDFKNYTCECPAGFHGDKCENEINACFINPCLNGACEVLDHGRFRCKCNNGFQGDRCETNIDDCKGHACMNNGSCIDLVEGYTCQCGPGYTGKMCQQKIRYCVGNYNFCQNGGTCVNLDTDYSCKCTTGYSGKNCTLNLDDCKSHSCLNGGRCVDGLGDYTCYCPRGFSGRFCEIAPMAVNTQFSYNSLCQSHACQNNGVCYVPKGGSHYMCQCAPGFSGKKCEKLSSISFIADDSYIQMPQIDFQSQVNITMNMKTNSDSGVIFYVGADQHLAVELFRGRIGVSFFTGKSPLSTMYSYIFSYVTVNDDRLHTVELIVHHRNFTMRVDGGVSRSVVNMGESEYLDVKDDVYIGGLSSDKSAEAHKKFQIRSQTSFKGCFQGVYVNGKQLDFSVSKSNHKIMPGCKVDPCENNKCKHGQCKLRKKKGGYRCKCKRGYSGKYCDKVPTCKQKIFRSRYTHPVTKCTSRTRIKFRRCEGSCGKDCCKPRKIKTRKVRLYCRDGYSYIHNLSVIRKCGCKKCQ from the exons ACAACTGGACCACAACCAGCTGGAGTGTGTATCAGAGACAGCGCTCAAGGCCCTGCATAACATGGAGATCTT AACATTGAACTACAACAAGCTGACATCTCTACCCAAGAATCTGTTTGACAACATGAGCAATCTTCGGACACT gagACTGATAGATAACAAGTTTGTGTGTGACTGTCACTTGGCCTGGCTGTCCCAGTGGTTGAAGGCCCACCCCGACCTTGGTCTGTACACGGAGTGCTCGGCCCCACCCAATCTACAGGGGATAGAGGTGGACGATGTCCAGCAGTACAGCTTTACCTGTGATGCAG GTCAGACTGCTGAGCAGCACAGCGAAAGATGTTCGTCAGTGGCTTCCTGTCCCAAAAAATGTAGTTGTACTAGTGGAGTGGTGGACTGTCGAAGTGCTGGCCTGACGGAATTTCCTTCAATTTTCCCAGACGATGTCACTGAAAT TCGTCTGGAGCAGAACCACATTGTCATTGTGCCTTCCCGAGCGTTCGCTGATCTACGGAAGCTCCGGCgaat aaaCTTGAGCAACAACAAAATCACAGAGATAGCTGCTGATGCCTTCAGTGGGTTAACCTCTCTAAACTCATT AGTAGTTTATGGCAACAAGATCAGAGACCTCCCAGCTGGTCTGTTCAAGGGCCTGTCCTCTCTCCAGTTACT ACTGTTAAATGCAAACGAGATAAAGTGTGTGAGAGTAGATGCATTCCAAGACCTTTCAAGTCTCAACCTTTT ATCCTTGTATGACAATAAAATACAGTCTTTAGCCAATGGTACATTTACTCCactcaaaaatatcaagaacTT GCACCTGGCTCGAAATCCATTTATCTGTGACTGTAACATGCAGTGGCTGACAGAGTACCTCCACCAGAACCCCATAGAGACCAGCATAGCAAGGTGTGAGGCTCCAGGACGTATGAAACGCAAGAAGATCGCCACAGCCAGAGTAGAAAAGTTCAAATGCAAAG GCTCGGAATTTCACAGAACCAAGAACGCAGGGCAATGTGAGATTGACTTGGAGTGTCCCAGGCAGTGTGTTTGTCAGGGGACGGTGGTCGATTGCTCCAACAGACACCTCACTGAAATACCACAGGACCTTCCCATTTATACAACTAAATT GCAACTTCAGAATAATCAAATAGAAAAACTGGAGGCAAATGGCTTGTTCAGCAAACTTGAGAATTTACAGGTCTT AGACTTGAGCAGTAATCGTCTTCAGGAGATCGAGGAAGGCACATTTAATGGGGCAAGAAAACTGATAGATGT taatttgTCAAGTAACAGGATTGGAAAGCTCCTGGGAAAATCTCTGCGTGGACTGGAGACTGTCAGAACCTT AGCCATTGAGAAAAACCGGATTACCTGTCTGAGCAACACCACATTAAACGCCATGACGGAGCTTCGGCAGCT GTCTCTGTACAGCAATGAAATTCGATGTATATCAGAAGGTGCCTTTGATAAGCAAAACTTCCTGACAATTCT gaattTGGAGTCCAATCCTTTTAACTGTAATTGTCACATGGGCTGGCTGAGTAGCTGGCTGAAGAAAAGCAAAGTATCTGCAGGAGAGCCTACATGTTTCCTCCCCACCCCCCACAAAAACACCCCCCTGCTGAACCTCAAGGAGGACCAGTTTATCTGTCCAA CTGATATTGATGTTGGATGCAACACTGGAATTTCTCCCTGCTGTTCTGAAACTGTAGACA CTGCAGTGGGGAGCTGTGATCCCCGAGCCTACTGCCCTCCtaagtgtacatgtacaggCACTGTGGTCAGGTGTAGCAGAAAGGAACTTAACGAGGTCCCCGCCCTCATCCCAGATGACACCACTGAACT GTATTTGGATGTCAATAATATTAGAAGTCTGCCCTCTGAAATTGGACGCCTAACAAAGCTTCAAAGATT AGACTTGAGCAACAACAACCTGGTGACACTGCCTGATCATATATTCTCTAATTTCACGAATTTAGCCACATT AATTTTAAGTTATAACCAGTTGGAGTGCATGGCACCTACTAGCTTTTCAGGACTTCATAAACTAAGAATTTT ATCATTACATGGAAACAATATTTCTTCTATACCGTATGGAGCTTTTAAGGATCTCACTTCATTAACTCACTT GGCCCTGGGAGGTAACCAGCTATACTGTGACTGTAACCTGAAGTGGCTCTCGGACTGGATCAAGAAGGACTACGTGGAGTCCGGCATCGCTTCCTGTGTAGGCCCCGCCTCCATGCTCAACAAGCTCCTGCTGACTACACAGTCCTCTCTCTTTGTGTGTAATG GACCCCCTGATCCGGAGGTGATGGGAAAATGTAATGCTTGTCAGAGACAGCCCTGCCAGAACGGAGCTACCTGTAAGGGCATCGACTTCAAGAACTACACCTGTGAATGTCCGGCAGGATTCCACGGAGACAAGTGTGAGAACGAAATCAACGCCTGCTTCATCAATCCATGTCTTAATGGTGCTTGTGAAGTTCTGGACCACGGAAGATTCAG ATGCAAGTGTAACAATGGGTTCCAGGGTGACCGATGTGAAACAAACATTGACGACTGTAAAGGCCATGCCTGTATGAACAATGGTTCCTGCATTGACCTTGTAGAGGGTTACACCTGTCAATGTGGTCCAGGTTACACAG GCAAGATGTGTCAACAGAAAATCCGATACTGTGTCGGAAATTACAACTTTTGTCAGAATGGTGGAACTTGCGTTAATCTGGACACAGATTACAG CTGCAAGTGTACAACGGGCTACTCGGGGAAGAATTGTACGCTGAACCTGGACGACTGTAAGTCTCACTCCTGCCTGAACGGTGGTCGGTGCGTGGATGGGCTGGGAGACTATACCTGCTACTGTCCCCGGGGATTCTCCGGACGCTTCTGTGAAATAGCCCCTATGGCTGTTAACACTCAATTCTCTTATAACAGTCTCTGCCAATCTCATGCCTGTCAAAATAACGGAGTTTGCTATGTACCCAAAGGGGGATCACACTATATGTGCCAGTGTGCTCCAG GCTTCTCTGGCAAGAAGTGCGAGAAGTTGAGTAGCATTTCCTTCATTGCGGATGATTCCTACATCCAGATGCCACAGATTGACTTCCAGTCCCAGGTCAACATCACCATGAACATGAAGACAAACTCAGACTCTGGCGTTATATTCTACGTCGGCGCCGACCAGCATCTGGCTGTGGAACTGTTCCGCGGACGAATCGGAGTTAGTTTCTTCACCGGGAAGTCTCCACTGTCCACCATGTACAGCTACATTTTTAGTTACGTGACCGTGAACGACGACCGTCTCCACACGGTGGAGCTAATTGTTCATCATCGTAACTTCACTATGCGAGTGGACGGGGGGGTGTCCCGATCGGTAGTTAACATGGGGGAGAGCGAGTATCTAGATGTCAAGGATGATGTGTACATTGGGGGACTGTCATCTGACAAAAGTGCAGAGGCTCacaaaaaattccaaattaGAAGCCAGACTAGTTTTAAGG GTTGCTTCCAAGGAGTCTATGTAAATGGAAAACAACTGGATTTTAGCGTTTCTAAATCAAATCATAAGATTATGCCAGGCTGTAAAGTTGACCCTTGTGAAAATAACAAGTGTAAGCATGGACAGTGTAAACTAAGGAAGAAGAAGGGAGGTTATAGGTGTAAATGTAAGAGAGGATACTCAGGGAAATACTGTGACAAAG